Proteins from a genomic interval of uncultured Methanocorpusculum sp.:
- a CDS encoding (5-formylfuran-3-yl)methyl phosphate synthase: MKLLVSPSSIDEAKFCLDADIIDVKRPAEGSLGANFPWVIREIKRMAGSTPVSAAIGDYRPTPGNASLAAYGTACAGADFVKIGLMFSDKKAAKEVIEAVVRAVKEPFPEKTVVIAGYSDYERLGSLSPFDISPLAAEYGADFSMIDTGMKDGKSTFEFMNEDVLTDFTDLNRSLGICTALAGSLKFVDLPILKEIDPEIIGVRGMVCGGDRTTMVQESLVKKAIQMVR; encoded by the coding sequence ATGAAACTCTTAGTCAGCCCAAGTTCAATAGACGAGGCTAAGTTCTGCCTCGATGCTGACATTATTGATGTGAAGCGCCCTGCCGAAGGGTCGCTTGGCGCTAATTTTCCGTGGGTGATCCGCGAAATTAAACGTATGGCCGGTTCAACTCCCGTTTCTGCAGCAATCGGCGATTACCGCCCGACTCCGGGTAACGCCTCCCTTGCAGCATATGGGACTGCATGCGCCGGAGCTGATTTTGTTAAAATCGGTCTGATGTTCAGTGATAAAAAAGCCGCAAAAGAAGTTATTGAAGCGGTCGTTCGTGCAGTCAAAGAACCGTTCCCGGAAAAAACCGTTGTCATTGCAGGTTACTCTGACTATGAACGGCTCGGTTCTCTTAGTCCGTTCGATATATCTCCGCTCGCGGCCGAATACGGCGCTGATTTCTCTATGATCGATACCGGCATGAAAGACGGTAAAAGTACATTCGAGTTCATGAACGAAGATGTTCTAACTGATTTCACCGATCTGAACCGTTCACTTGGTATTTGCACCGCTCTTGCCGGATCTCTGAAGTTTGTGGATCTTCCGATTCTCAAAGAGATCGATCCGGAGATCATCGGTGTACGAGGAATGGTTTGCGGCGGAGACAGAACAACCATGGTTCAGGAAAGTCTCGTAAAGAAAGCGATTCAGATGGTAAGGTAA